The following proteins come from a genomic window of Trifolium pratense cultivar HEN17-A07 linkage group LG4, ARS_RC_1.1, whole genome shotgun sequence:
- the LOC123882329 gene encoding GABA transporter 1-like, which yields MGTLLPTSTAEHEKSEKHNPSIQIQQQQKDVDAGALFVLKSKGSWVHCGYHLTTSIVAPALLSLPYAFTMLGWTAGIFCLVIAAMVTFYSYNLLSLVLERQAQLGNRQLRFRDMARDILGPKWGRYFVGPIQFGVCYGAVVACALLGGQCMKAIYVLSNPNGTMKLYEFVTIFGCFMLILAQIPSFHSLRHINLVSLVLCLLYSACAAGGSIYIGNSSKGPEKNYSLKGDTENRLFGVFNALSIIATTYGNGIIPEIQATLAPPVKGKMFKALSVCYTVVCVTFFSVAISGYWAFGNESEGLILSNFVDNGKPLLPKWFIYMTNGFTIVQLSAVGVVYLQPTNEVLEQAFGDPKSPEFSSRNVIPRVISRSLAITVATIIAAMLPFFGDINSLIGAFGFMPLDFVLPVIFFNLTFKPSKRSPIFWLNVTIAVVFSTLGAIATIAAVRQIVIDGKNYQLFANV from the exons ATGGGTACCCTGCTTCCAACCTCAACAGCAGAACATGAAAAATCAGAGAAGCACAATCCTTCTATACaaatccaacaacaacaaaaagatGTTGATGCAGGTGCCCTCTTTGTCCTCAAATCAAAAG GTTCATGGGTGCATTGTGGTTACCACTTGACAACATCAATTGTGGCCCCAGCACTTCTAAGTCTTCCATATGCTTTCACAATGCTTGGATGGACGGCTGGGATCTTTTGCTTAGTTATTGCAGCTATGGTCACTTTCTATTCTTACAATTTATTATCTCTTGTTCTTGAACGTCAAGCTCAGTTGGGTAATCGTCAGCTACGATTTAGAGACATGGCTCGTGACATTTTAG GTCCTAAATGGGGTCGTTATTTTGTGGGGCCAATTCAGTTTGGAGTTTGCTATGGGGCTGTAGTGGCTTGTGCACTTTTGGGTGGTCAATGTATGAAG GCAATTTATGTGTTGTCAAACCCAAATGGGACTATGAAGCTTTACGAGTTTGTCACCATATTTGGTTGCTTCATGTTGATTTTGGCTCAAATCCCATCTTTTCACTCATTGAGACACATTAATCTTGTGTCTTTGGTTCTATGCTTACTCTATAGTGCTTGTGCTGCTGGAGGTTCTATATATATAG GAAACTCATCAAAAGGACCAGAAAAGAATTATTCTTTGAAAGGTGATACAGAAAATCGTTTATTTGGTGTCTTCAATGCTCTTAGCATCATTGCCACTACTTATGGAAATGGAATCATTCCTGAAATTCAG GCCACATTAGCACCACCAGTGAAAGGAAAGATGTTCAAGGCACTAAGTGTTTGTTATACAGTAGTTTGTGTCACTTTCTTTAGTGTAGCTATATCTGGTTATTGGGCATTTGGCAATGAATCTGAAGGACTTATCTTAAGCAACTTTGTAGACAATGGCAAGCCATTATTGCCTAAGTGGTTTATTTATATGACCAATGGTTTCACTATAGTACAATTATCAGCAGTTGGTGTG GTGTACTTACAACCTACAAATGAAGTATTAGAACAAGCATTTGGGGACCCAAAAAGCCCCGAGTTCTCGAGTCGCAATGTAATCCCAAGGGTGATTTCGCGATCATTAGCGATTACAGTTGCAACCATTATTGCAGCCATGCTTCCATTTTTTGGAGACATAAACTCACTTATTGGAGCTTTTGGTTTTATGCCACTTGACTTTGTTTTACCTGTAATTTTCTTTAACTTGACATTTAAGCCATCTAAGAGAAGTCCCATTTTCTGGTTGAATGTAACTATTGCTGTTGTTTTCTCTACTTTGGGAGCTATTGCAACAATTGCAGCTGTTAGACAGATAGTTATTGATGGCAAAAATTATCAACTATTTGCTAATGTATGA
- the LOC123922171 gene encoding AT-hook motif nuclear-localized protein 9-like: MEDQNLNLPAAMSPSSTHDGSETINNNNNNPVTTEVARVVDVGSDTGAQSEPVGSNFPPVKRGRGRPRKVRENQPSPVPVTPVPELVIQPFGSEEKRGRGRPRGTGKLQILASIGGFVAETAGGSITPHVLTVNPGEDVVAKIFTFFQNAPRVATCVLSAAGTVSSVVLRQPNVSGGFLRYEGQFDILSLRGSCTFTTGAAAGGTQRKISMLSVSLSKSDGRIFGGVIENSMIAATPIPLIMATFKQNISSQIKRKCSSPPSTAPNMLPNLKVPKLTVEQGEPSYQTGNATANSNGVAVADMNVVAAETTNAVSVSENVTTYADENVHSDSVGGGGGLGIDLESQEPETDHKTSP, encoded by the exons ATGGAAGATCAAAACCTGAACCTACCTGCTGCCATGTCACCAAGTTCAACCCATGACGGGTCAGAaaccatcaacaacaacaacaacaaccctgTTACAACTGAAGTTGCTAGAGTTGTTGATGTTGGTTCAGACACCGGAGCACAGTCTGAACCTGTAGGTTCAAACTTTCCTCCGGTGAAAAGGGGGCGTGGAAGACCTCGGAAGGTTCGTGAGAACCAACCGTCTCCAGTACCAGTGACACCAGTACCGGAGCTTGTTATTCAGCCTTTTGGAAGTGAGGAGAAGCGTGGAAGGGGACGTCCTCGTGGTACTGGAAAACTTCAGATTTTAGCTTCAATTg gtggGTTTGTTGCTGAAACAGCTGGAGGAAGTATCACACCTCATGTGCTGACTGTTAACCCGGGAGAG GACGTGGTtgcaaaaatatttacattttttcaaaATGCTCCTCGAGTTGCTACTTGTGTACTCTCTGCTGCTGGCACTGTATCAAGTGTTGTCCTTCGCCAACCTAATGTTTCTGGTGGTTTTTTAAGATATGAG GGTCagtttgatattttatcattgcGTGGATCATGCACCTTCACTACTGGTGCTGCTGCTGGTGGTACACAGAGAAAAATTAGCATGCTGAGTGTTTCATTATCTAAATCTGATGGAAGAATTTTCGGAGGTGTTATCGAGAACTCAATGATAGCTGCTACTCCTATTCCG CTGATTATGGCAACTTTCAAGCAAAACATAAGTAGCCAAATCAAGAGAAAATGCTCATCTCCACCGTCAACTGCTCCTAACATGCTGCCTAACTTGAAAGTTCCCAAGTTAACTGTAGAACAAGGAGAACCTAGCTACCAAACTGGAAATGCAACAGCAAATTCTAATGGTGTAGCAGTAGCAGATATGAACGTGGTAGCAGCTGAAACAACTAATGCTGTGTCAGTGTCAGAAAATGTCACTACTTATGCTGATGAAAATGTTCATTCTGATTCTgttggaggtggtggtggtctTGGTATTGACCTTGAGAGTCAAGAGCCTGAAACAGACCATAAAACATCTCCTTAA